From one Streptomyces sp. R41 genomic stretch:
- a CDS encoding dihydrolipoamide acetyltransferase family protein, with product MAQVLEFKLPDLGEGLTEAEIVRWLVEVGDVVAVDQPVVEVETAKAMVEVPCPYGGVVTARFGEEGTELPVGAPLLTVAVGAPASSVDGDAGDEGSGNVLVGYGTGAPPARRRRVRPSAGAVPVRPAAGPPGGEERRTATAPVGPEPGQAGQRGGGHSDSALLHADGPVPVISPLVRRLARENGVDLRELEGSGPDGLILRADVEYALRAAAGQIRTPAPAHAPRSAPAAASASGGLLQAPPAARGVGAPAAPGLTGAPSPAHGIRVPLRGVRGAVADKLSRSRREIPDATCWVDADATELMHARVAMNSAGGPKISLLALLARICTAALARFPELNSTVDMEAREVVQLDQVHLGFAAQTERGLVVPVVRDAHARDAEGLSAEFARLTEAARTGTLTPAELTGGTFTLNNYGVFGVDGSTPIINHPEAAMLGVGRIVPKPWVYEGELAVRQVVQLSLAFDHRVCDGGTAGGFLRYVADCVEHPAVLLRTL from the coding sequence ATGGCGCAGGTGTTGGAGTTCAAGCTCCCCGACCTCGGGGAGGGGCTCACCGAGGCGGAGATCGTCCGCTGGCTGGTGGAGGTCGGTGACGTCGTCGCCGTCGACCAGCCCGTCGTCGAGGTCGAGACCGCCAAGGCGATGGTCGAGGTCCCCTGCCCCTACGGCGGTGTGGTCACCGCCCGCTTCGGCGAGGAGGGCACGGAACTGCCGGTGGGGGCGCCGCTGTTGACCGTCGCCGTGGGCGCGCCGGCATCCTCCGTCGACGGCGACGCGGGCGACGAGGGGTCCGGCAATGTGCTGGTGGGGTACGGCACGGGAGCGCCTCCGGCGCGGCGCAGGAGGGTGCGGCCGTCCGCCGGCGCGGTTCCGGTACGGCCGGCGGCGGGTCCGCCCGGCGGCGAGGAGCGCCGTACGGCCACCGCTCCCGTGGGGCCTGAGCCGGGGCAGGCAGGGCAGCGCGGCGGCGGTCACAGCGACTCCGCGCTGCTGCACGCCGACGGTCCCGTACCCGTCATCTCCCCGCTCGTGCGCAGGCTCGCCCGGGAAAACGGGGTGGATCTGCGGGAGCTGGAGGGATCGGGGCCCGACGGTCTGATCCTGCGGGCGGACGTCGAGTACGCGTTGCGTGCGGCGGCCGGGCAGATCCGGACGCCCGCGCCCGCGCATGCCCCCAGGTCGGCGCCGGCTGCTGCTTCCGCTTCCGGCGGGCTTCTGCAGGCCCCGCCTGCCGCCCGCGGCGTGGGAGCACCCGCCGCACCCGGGCTCACCGGGGCGCCGTCTCCCGCACACGGCATCCGCGTCCCCCTCCGGGGCGTCCGGGGCGCCGTCGCGGACAAGCTCTCCCGCAGCCGTCGCGAGATACCCGACGCAACCTGCTGGGTGGACGCCGACGCGACGGAGCTGATGCACGCGCGCGTGGCGATGAATTCCGCGGGCGGCCCGAAGATCTCCCTGCTCGCGCTGCTGGCCCGGATCTGCACCGCCGCGCTCGCGCGCTTCCCCGAGCTCAACTCGACCGTCGACATGGAGGCCCGCGAGGTTGTCCAGCTCGACCAGGTGCACCTCGGCTTCGCGGCACAGACCGAGCGGGGGCTCGTCGTACCCGTCGTAAGGGACGCGCACGCGCGCGACGCGGAGGGGCTGAGCGCGGAGTTCGCCCGGCTGACCGAGGCGGCGCGGACCGGGACGCTGACGCCCGCGGAACTGACGGGCGGCACCTTCACGTTGAACAACTACGGGGTGTTCGGCGTCGACGGCTCCACGCCGATCATCAACCATCCCGAGGCGGCCATGCTCGGCGTCGGCCGCATCGTCCCCAAGCCCTGGGTGTACGAAGGCGAGCTGGCGGTGCGACAGGTCGTCCAGCTCTCGCTCGCCTTCGACCACCGAGTGTGCGACGGCGGCACGGCGGGCGGCTTCCTGCGGTATGTGGCGGACTGTGTGGAACATCCGGCGGTGCTGTTGCGGACGCTGTAG
- the pdhA gene encoding pyruvate dehydrogenase (acetyl-transferring) E1 component subunit alpha: MTVMEQRGAYRPTPPPAWQPRTDPAPLLPDALPYRVLGTEAAAQVDPGLLRRLYAELVRGRRYNTQATALTKQGRLAVYPSSTGQEACEVAAALVLEDRDWLFPSYRDTLAAVARGLDPVQALTLLRGDWHTGYDPREHRIAPLCTPLATQLPHAVGLAHAARLKGDDVVALALVGDGGTSEGDFHEALNFAAVWQAPVVFLVQNNGFAISVPLAKQTAAPSLAHKAVGYGMPGRLVDGNDAAAVHQVLGEAIAQARAGGGPTLVEAVTYRIDAHTNADDATRYRGDAEVETWRAHDPIALLEHELTERGLLDDEGIRAAREDAETMAADLRERMNQDPVLDPMDLFAHVYAQPTTQLLEQETQLRAELDAEADGPHHHGPEGAGR, from the coding sequence ATGACGGTCATGGAGCAGCGAGGCGCGTACCGGCCCACGCCGCCGCCCGCCTGGCAGCCCCGCACCGACCCCGCGCCGCTGCTGCCCGACGCGCTGCCGTACCGCGTCCTTGGCACCGAGGCAGCCGCGCAGGTCGACCCGGGCCTGCTGCGCCGTCTGTACGCGGAACTGGTGCGTGGCCGCCGCTACAACACGCAGGCCACGGCCCTCACCAAGCAGGGCCGCCTCGCCGTCTACCCCTCCAGCACCGGTCAGGAGGCCTGCGAGGTCGCCGCCGCGCTGGTCCTCGAGGACCGTGACTGGCTCTTCCCCAGCTACCGCGACACCCTCGCGGCCGTCGCCCGCGGCCTCGACCCCGTCCAGGCGCTCACCCTCCTGCGCGGGGACTGGCACACCGGGTACGACCCCCGCGAGCACCGCATCGCGCCGCTGTGCACCCCCCTCGCGACCCAGCTCCCGCACGCCGTGGGCCTCGCGCACGCCGCCCGCCTCAAGGGCGACGACGTGGTCGCGCTCGCCCTGGTCGGCGACGGCGGCACCAGTGAGGGCGACTTCCACGAGGCACTGAACTTCGCCGCCGTCTGGCAGGCCCCGGTCGTCTTCCTCGTCCAGAACAACGGCTTCGCCATCTCCGTCCCGCTCGCCAAGCAGACCGCCGCCCCGTCGCTGGCCCACAAGGCCGTCGGCTACGGGATGCCGGGCCGCCTGGTCGACGGCAACGACGCGGCGGCGGTGCACCAGGTGCTCGGCGAGGCCATCGCCCAAGCGCGCGCGGGAGGCGGTCCGACGCTCGTCGAGGCCGTCACGTACCGCATCGACGCCCACACCAACGCCGACGACGCGACCCGCTACCGCGGCGACGCCGAGGTCGAGACCTGGCGCGCGCACGACCCGATCGCGCTCCTGGAGCACGAGTTGACCGAGCGCGGGCTGCTCGACGACGAAGGCATCCGGGCCGCGCGCGAGGACGCCGAGACGATGGCCGCGGATCTGCGTGAGCGCATGAACCAGGACCCGGTGCTGGACCCCATGGATCTGTTCGCCCATGTGTATGCCCAGCCCACCACTCAACTGCTGGAGCAGGAGACCCAGTTGAGGGCCGAGCTCGATGCAGAGGCGGACGGTCCGCATCACCACGGGCCGGAAGGAGCCGGGCGATGA
- a CDS encoding alpha-ketoacid dehydrogenase subunit beta gives MTTVALKPATMAQALGRALRDAMAADPTVHVMGEDVGTLGGVFRVTDGLAKEFGEDRCTDTPLAEAGILGTAVGMAMYGLRPVVEMQFDAFAYPAFEQLISHVARMRNRTRGAMPLPITIRVPYGGGIGGVEHHSDSSEAYYMATPGLHVVTPATVADAYGLLRSAIASDDPVVFLEPKRLYWSKDSWNPDEPPAVEPIGRAVVRRSGRSATLITYGPSVPVCLEAAEAARAEGWDLEVVDLRSLVPFDDETVSASVRRTGRAVVVHESGGFGGPGGEIAARVTERCFHYLEAPVLRVAGFDIPYPPPMLERHHLPGVDRILDAVGRLQWEADS, from the coding sequence ATGACCACCGTTGCCCTCAAACCGGCGACCATGGCGCAGGCCCTCGGGCGGGCCCTGCGCGATGCCATGGCCGCCGACCCGACGGTCCACGTCATGGGCGAGGACGTCGGCACCCTGGGCGGTGTCTTCCGGGTCACCGACGGGCTCGCCAAGGAGTTCGGCGAGGACCGCTGCACGGACACACCGCTGGCCGAGGCGGGCATCCTCGGGACGGCCGTCGGCATGGCCATGTACGGCCTGAGGCCGGTCGTGGAGATGCAGTTCGACGCCTTCGCCTACCCCGCGTTCGAGCAGCTGATCAGCCATGTCGCGCGGATGCGCAACCGCACGCGGGGCGCCATGCCGCTCCCCATCACGATCCGTGTTCCGTACGGCGGCGGCATCGGGGGCGTCGAGCACCACAGCGACTCGTCCGAGGCGTACTACATGGCGACTCCGGGGCTCCATGTCGTCACGCCCGCGACGGTCGCCGACGCCTACGGACTGCTGCGTTCCGCCATCGCCTCCGACGACCCGGTCGTCTTCCTCGAGCCCAAGCGGCTGTACTGGTCGAAGGATTCCTGGAACCCGGACGAGCCGCCGGCCGTTGAACCGATAGGCCGCGCGGTGGTGCGGCGCTCGGGCCGGAGCGCCACGCTCATCACGTACGGGCCGTCCGTGCCCGTCTGCCTCGAAGCCGCCGAGGCGGCGCGGGCCGAGGGCTGGGACCTCGAAGTCGTCGATCTGCGCTCGCTGGTGCCGTTCGACGACGAGACGGTGTCGGCCTCCGTGCGGCGGACCGGGCGCGCGGTCGTCGTGCACGAGTCGGGCGGGTTCGGCGGCCCGGGCGGGGAGATCGCGGCCCGCGTGACCGAGCGCTGCTTCCACTACCTGGAGGCGCCGGTGCTGCGCGTGGCCGGGTTCGACATCCCGTATCCGCCGCCGATGCTGGAGCGGCACCATCTGCCCGGCGTCGACCGGATCCTGGACGCCGTGGGGCGTCTGCAATGGGAGGCGGACAGCTGA
- a CDS encoding TetR/AcrR family transcriptional regulator, protein MTTAKRDTYTPETLLSVAVQVFNERGYDGTSMEHLSKAAGISKSSIYHHVAGKEELLRRAVSRALDGLFGILDEEHARVGRAVERLEYVVRRMVEVLTAELPYVTLLLRVRGNTDAERWALERRRDFDHQVAELLKAAAADGDVRGDVEVRLATRLVFGMINSIVEWYRPDGRGMGEREVADAVVQLVFAGLRSER, encoded by the coding sequence ATGACCACCGCCAAGCGCGACACCTACACCCCGGAGACCCTGCTCTCCGTCGCCGTCCAGGTCTTCAACGAGCGCGGCTACGACGGCACCTCCATGGAGCACCTCTCCAAGGCGGCCGGCATCTCCAAGTCGTCCATATACCACCACGTCGCGGGCAAGGAGGAGCTGCTGCGTCGGGCGGTCAGCCGCGCCCTCGACGGCCTCTTCGGGATCCTCGACGAGGAGCACGCGCGCGTGGGGCGTGCCGTGGAGCGCCTGGAGTACGTCGTACGGCGCATGGTCGAGGTGCTCACCGCCGAACTTCCGTATGTGACGCTGCTGCTGCGGGTGCGCGGCAACACGGACGCCGAGCGCTGGGCCCTGGAGCGGCGCCGTGACTTCGACCACCAGGTGGCCGAGCTCCTGAAGGCCGCGGCCGCCGACGGGGACGTACGCGGCGATGTGGAGGTCCGGCTCGCGACCCGGCTTGTCTTCGGGATGATCAACTCGATCGTGGAGTGGTACCGGCCGGACGGGCGGGGCATGGGCGAGCGGGAAGTGGCCGACGCGGTGGTGCAGTTGGTCTTCGCGGGACTGCGCAGCGAGCGCTGA
- a CDS encoding 3-hydroxyacyl-CoA dehydrogenase has protein sequence MTALDLSSPVAVVGTGTMGQGIAQVALVAGHPVRLYDAVPGRADAAAEAIGARLDRLVEKDRLTGADRDAARARLQPAGSLTDLADCVLVVEAVLEQLDVKQQLFRDLEDIVGDDCLLATNTSSLSVTAIGGALRSPGRLVGLHFFNPAPLLPLVEVVSGYASDFSSATRAYEMARAWGKTPVACADTPGFIVNRIARPFYAEAFAVYEAQAADPATIDAILRESGGFRMGAFELTDLIGQDVNESVTHSVWQSFFQDVRFTPSLAQRRLVESGRLGRKTGHGWYDYADDAERSEPHTAEKAQAPAYVVAEGDLGPASELLPLIREAGIQVRADEEDHGTRFVLPSGGQLVLADGQTSVEFRDVVYFDLALDYRKATRIAVSASQDTAPQTLSEAVGLFQALGKDVSVIGDVPGMIVARTVARIVDLAHDAVAKGVATEEDIDTAMRLGVNYPLGPFEWSRRLGRSWACSVLDDLHQRDPSGRYAPSLALYRHAYASEKREGTS, from the coding sequence ATGACAGCACTCGACCTCAGCAGCCCCGTGGCCGTCGTCGGCACCGGCACCATGGGCCAGGGCATCGCCCAGGTCGCGCTGGTAGCGGGCCACCCCGTGCGGCTCTACGACGCCGTTCCCGGGCGTGCCGACGCGGCGGCCGAAGCGATCGGCGCCCGCCTCGACCGGCTCGTCGAGAAGGACCGGCTCACCGGCGCCGACCGGGACGCCGCCCGTGCGCGGCTCCAGCCGGCCGGGAGCCTCACCGACCTCGCGGACTGCGTCCTCGTCGTCGAGGCGGTGCTCGAACAACTCGACGTGAAGCAACAGCTGTTCCGCGATCTCGAGGACATCGTCGGAGACGACTGTCTGCTCGCCACCAACACCTCTTCCCTGTCCGTCACGGCCATCGGCGGCGCCCTGCGCAGCCCCGGCCGCCTGGTCGGACTGCACTTCTTCAACCCCGCGCCCCTGCTGCCCCTGGTGGAGGTCGTCTCCGGGTACGCGAGCGATTTTTCGTCGGCCACGCGCGCGTACGAGATGGCCCGCGCCTGGGGGAAGACCCCGGTCGCCTGTGCCGACACCCCCGGCTTCATCGTCAACCGCATCGCGCGGCCCTTCTACGCCGAGGCCTTCGCGGTGTACGAGGCCCAGGCCGCCGACCCGGCCACCATCGACGCGATCCTGCGGGAGTCCGGCGGCTTCAGGATGGGAGCCTTCGAGCTGACCGACCTGATCGGCCAGGACGTCAACGAGTCCGTCACGCACTCCGTGTGGCAGTCCTTCTTCCAGGACGTGCGGTTCACGCCCTCGCTCGCCCAGCGGCGGCTCGTCGAGTCCGGCCGGCTCGGCCGCAAGACGGGACACGGCTGGTACGACTACGCGGACGACGCCGAGCGCTCCGAGCCGCACACCGCGGAGAAGGCACAGGCGCCCGCGTACGTCGTCGCCGAGGGCGATCTGGGCCCGGCCTCCGAGCTGCTCCCCCTGATCCGCGAGGCGGGCATCCAGGTCCGTGCGGACGAGGAGGACCACGGCACGCGCTTCGTGCTGCCCAGCGGCGGCCAGCTGGTCCTCGCCGACGGCCAGACCTCGGTGGAGTTCCGCGACGTCGTCTACTTCGACCTGGCGCTGGACTACCGCAAGGCGACCCGGATCGCCGTGTCGGCCTCTCAGGACACCGCTCCCCAGACGCTCTCCGAGGCCGTCGGACTCTTCCAGGCCCTCGGCAAGGACGTCAGCGTCATCGGGGACGTCCCCGGCATGATCGTCGCCCGGACCGTGGCCCGGATCGTCGACCTGGCGCACGACGCCGTCGCCAAGGGAGTGGCCACCGAGGAGGACATCGACACCGCGATGCGGCTCGGCGTCAACTACCCCCTGGGGCCCTTCGAATGGAGCCGCAGGCTCGGCAGGAGCTGGGCGTGCTCCGTGCTGGACGATCTGCACCAGCGCGACCCCTCCGGGCGCTACGCGCCGTCCCTCGCGCTCTACCGCCACGCGTACGCCTCCGAGAAGCGGGAGGGCACCTCATGA
- the paaN gene encoding phenylacetic acid degradation protein PaaN, producing MAAELSAHQLIAQHRPTLDQALEAIRTRAYWSPHPEHPKAYGESGSLGMAEGKAAFDALLGTRLDLGQPGTDDWVDGEKSPYGIDLGVTYPHADIDVLLPAMRAGQRAWRDAGAEIRAVVCLEILKRISDRTHEFAHAVMHTSGQAFMMAFQAGGPHAQDRGLEAVAYAYVEQVRTPDNAEWTKPQGKRDPLALTKQFTPVPRGIALVIGCNTFPTWNGYPGLFASLATGNAVLVKPHPRAVLPLALTVQVAREVLAEAGFDPNLVALAAERPGEGIAKTLAVRPEIRVIDYTGSTAFGDWLETNARQAQVYTEKAGVNTVIVESTDDYKGMLSNLAFSLSLYSGQMCTTPQNLLIPRDGIRTEEGPKSYDEVVADLAKSVGGLLGDDARANALLGAIVNPDVKARLEAATGLGEVALPSREISNPEFPNAVVRTPVIVKLDGAKPDDEAAYMSECFGPVSFAVAVDSAADAVELLRRTIRDKGAMTVGAYTTDEEVEQAVQEACLEECAQLSLNLTGGVYVNQTAAFSDFHGSGGNAAANAALCDGAFVASRFRVVEVRREA from the coding sequence ATGGCCGCCGAACTGTCCGCGCACCAGCTGATCGCCCAGCACCGGCCCACTCTCGACCAGGCGCTGGAAGCGATCCGCACGCGCGCGTACTGGTCCCCGCACCCCGAGCACCCCAAGGCGTACGGCGAGAGCGGCAGCCTGGGCATGGCGGAAGGCAAGGCCGCCTTCGACGCCCTCCTGGGCACCCGCCTCGACCTCGGCCAGCCCGGCACCGACGACTGGGTGGACGGTGAGAAGTCGCCGTACGGGATCGATCTGGGCGTCACGTACCCGCACGCGGACATCGACGTACTGCTGCCTGCCATGCGCGCCGGACAGCGCGCCTGGCGCGACGCGGGCGCGGAGATCCGCGCCGTGGTCTGTCTGGAGATCCTCAAGCGCATCAGCGACCGCACGCACGAGTTCGCGCACGCGGTCATGCACACCAGCGGCCAGGCCTTCATGATGGCGTTCCAGGCGGGCGGCCCGCACGCGCAGGACCGCGGCCTGGAAGCGGTGGCGTACGCGTACGTGGAGCAGGTCCGCACCCCGGACAACGCCGAGTGGACCAAGCCCCAGGGCAAGCGCGACCCGCTCGCGCTGACCAAGCAGTTCACGCCGGTCCCGCGCGGCATCGCGCTGGTGATCGGCTGCAACACCTTCCCGACGTGGAACGGCTACCCGGGCCTGTTCGCCTCCCTCGCCACGGGCAACGCGGTGCTGGTGAAGCCCCACCCGCGCGCGGTGCTGCCGCTCGCGCTCACCGTCCAGGTCGCGCGCGAGGTGCTCGCCGAGGCGGGCTTCGACCCGAACCTGGTGGCGCTGGCCGCCGAGCGCCCCGGAGAGGGCATCGCCAAGACCCTGGCGGTACGACCCGAGATCCGGGTCATCGACTACACGGGCTCGACGGCGTTCGGCGACTGGCTGGAGACCAACGCCCGCCAGGCGCAGGTCTACACGGAGAAGGCCGGCGTCAACACGGTGATCGTGGAGTCGACCGACGACTACAAGGGGATGCTGTCCAACCTGGCCTTCTCCCTGTCCCTGTACAGCGGCCAGATGTGCACGACCCCGCAGAACCTGCTGATCCCCCGCGACGGCATCCGCACGGAGGAGGGCCCCAAGTCGTACGACGAGGTGGTCGCCGACCTCGCGAAGTCGGTCGGCGGACTCCTCGGCGACGACGCCCGGGCCAACGCGCTGCTCGGCGCCATCGTGAACCCGGACGTGAAGGCCCGCCTGGAGGCCGCCACCGGTCTCGGCGAAGTCGCCCTACCCTCACGGGAGATCAGCAACCCGGAGTTCCCGAACGCGGTCGTCCGTACGCCGGTGATCGTGAAACTCGACGGCGCCAAGCCTGACGACGAAGCGGCCTACATGAGCGAGTGCTTCGGGCCCGTCTCCTTCGCCGTCGCGGTCGACTCGGCCGCGGACGCCGTCGAGCTGCTGCGCCGCACCATCAGGGACAAGGGCGCGATGACAGTCGGCGCGTACACCACCGACGAGGAGGTCGAGCAGGCCGTGCAGGAGGCCTGCCTGGAGGAGTGCGCCCAACTCTCCCTGAACCTCACGGGCGGGGTGTACGTCAACCAGACGGCGGCGTTCTCGGACTTCCACGGCTCGGGCGGCAACGCGGCCGCCAACGCCGCGCTGTGCGACGGCGCGTTCGTCGCCAGCCGCTTCCGGGTGGTCGAGGTGCGCCGAGAGGCGTAA
- a CDS encoding Lrp/AsnC family transcriptional regulator, with protein MAEPPEAGPALAPARPLDAIDQDILQMLQADGRASIRSVAERVHVSRANAYARINRLIEDGVIRGFGARVNHERAGQGTSAYITLKIVQNSWRTVREQLRVLPGADHIALVGGDFDVLLLVHTPDNKALRELVLTRLQAIPEVLSTRTLLVFEEEDLEPEG; from the coding sequence ATGGCCGAGCCACCGGAGGCCGGCCCCGCCCTTGCGCCCGCCCGCCCGCTCGACGCCATCGATCAAGACATCCTGCAGATGCTCCAGGCGGACGGCCGCGCCTCGATACGCTCCGTGGCCGAACGCGTCCATGTGTCGCGTGCCAACGCCTACGCGCGGATCAACCGTCTCATCGAGGACGGCGTGATCCGCGGCTTCGGGGCACGCGTCAACCACGAGCGCGCCGGGCAGGGCACCTCCGCGTACATCACCCTCAAGATCGTGCAGAACTCCTGGCGCACGGTGCGCGAGCAGCTGAGGGTGCTCCCAGGGGCCGACCACATCGCCCTGGTGGGCGGCGACTTCGACGTACTGCTCCTCGTGCACACGCCGGACAACAAGGCGCTGCGCGAGCTGGTGCTCACGCGTCTGCAGGCCATCCCGGAGGTTCTCAGTACGCGCACCCTGCTGGTCTTCGAGGAGGAGGACCTGGAGCCGGAGGGCTGA